Part of the Paenibacillus aurantius genome, CACCTCCTGGACTAGCTTGACCTCGCCCTGCTTCAGGTACCTCAATCCTCCGTGAATCAGCTTCGTGGAACGGCTGCTCGTGCCCGATCCGAAATCATTCTTCTCGATAAGCCCGATCCGGAGTCCGCGCTCGGCCGCGTCCAGGGCGATGCCCGCCCCGGTAATTCCCCCGCCGATCACCAACAGGTCAAGCGGCTCCGATGCCATCTCCCTTAGCTTAACGGCCCGGCTTTCTGCTGAAAATGCTGCTGTCATGATTCTCCCTCTTTCCTTCACTAGTTAAAATGAAAAAGGAAAAAGCCTGCCTTGAATCAGAAGCCCCCCTTATCCAAAGGGACCCCCGCTTCAAAGCAAGCTCTCCTCGTCTCCGCCTGCTTCCAACATTATAATTCGTCACCCAATAGCCGCTGCAGAACGCCGCTCCACTTTCCGGCTTCCTCCAGCGCCGGCCGGACGGAATACAAAAAGCCCTCCACCGCAGTAAACACACTTCTCCCAGGTAAGGAGAATTGCGAGTACGGGTAAGGGCTTTCTCTTGGGCTCCGCCTAACCGATTCACTTCTACCTGCTTAGCAGTATATAACGCGTTGGTGACTCTGTCAATCCCATGGGGGCAATCAATAAACCCTCATAATCTTCTCGTAGGGGATTTCGTCGTCCTGGCTGTCGAGCACACGGACCTGCACGGTCCAGCTTCCCGGGAAGGGAAGATAGGGACCTTCGGCTTTGTAGCTGTAACGCTTCATATCGAAGGAGGTGTCGATTTCCTTGTCGTCATAGGGCTTTACCGGCACTACAATCGGGGCGATGGAAGGATCGTCGTTGTTGATCATTCTCAGGATAACCTGCTTGGGCGGGCCCATCTGCTCGGGAAGCCATACCTTCACCGTGAAGGTGTTGGTGCCCGGGATATTAGGCGTGATCTTGGCGCTCATGTGCTGCTTCGTGCCCATTACGTGCCACGCTAACGGTTCATTGGGCGGCACGGGGGCGAGATACGTCAGCAGGGCGACCACTCCCAGAATGACGGCCATCAAGGAAAGATCCACCTTCAGCAAGACCCCCGCCCCATTCACTCCTCTCTTGCGAAGAGAGGAACGGATCAGCGCACCGGTAACGGCAATCATCACCACGAGCCCTGCTTTGACCAGCAGCAGGATGCCCCACTGCGAGTAAAGCACGTAGCTGATCTTCGGCAGGAACAGGAACGTCGACAGAACGCCCGTAAGGGCCAGCAGCAGAATGGATCCCAGCGCGGCCCGGGAGAAGCGCTTCAGAAACAGAAGCAGGAACCCCTTCTGCTTCCAGAAGGCCACCGTGACCACGAGTCCGCCCGCCCAAAGAGCGGCCGCCGCCAGGTGCACCGCGTCCAGAAGCACCAGTACGCCTTGCGGCTCGAACGCCATGGCGTGGCCGTTGACGCTTTTGACTCCGATGAGGGCGGCCACCCACAATAAATTCAGCCAAGGCTTCCGGTGAAGAAGCACGAATCCCAGAAGAGACAGGGCAAGCGAGGCCAGCCAGGACAGCCCTACCGTCGTTCCGGTAAAGAGACCCGTAAGATCCTGAAGCCCTCCATCCTCCCCAAGCAGATCGGCATAGTGGGTATAGATGAGCAGCATGAGCGAAATCAGATGAACGCGCTGCAGGCCAAGCGACCACTGCCGCATCCGGTCCCGGATTTCCCGGCTTCCTTCGCGGAACCGAGTCATCCACAGCACGAATCCGGTCATCGCAAGCAAGGCGGCGTAATAAAAGAAGCGCGAAGCCATCTTGAAGAACTCGCCGGGGGACATGGACCAGCTCAATTCATGGGCTTCGTGAGCCGCATGGTCCGGAGAGGAAGCGCCCCGCGGCGGGCCGACGGTGATCACGTAGCTGCCGTCCACCGGGTGCCCGTCCGCCGAGATCACGTGATAGCTCACCACATAGATGCCCTTGTGCAGCTGGGGCAGATCCAGCGTAAGGGAGGTATGCGTGGAGTTGATAACCGGCTTGTTCGGGGTGACCGAGCGCCCTATCTCGTCAATCACCTTCAGGGTAAACAGCTTCTCTTCGATTCGTTCGTTAAAGGTAAGCTCTACCCGGGGCGGCGATTCCTCCATCTGGCTGTCGGCCTCGGGAACCGCCTTGGTGAGCCCGGCATGGGCGGACACTTCGGACGCAAACGCCCCCAACGTTATACCTAAGAGCAGCACAACTAGACCAAGGATCCGGCTCCGAATCCCGAATTTCCTAGACAACCCTGCACTTCCTTTCCCGTCCAAACGACTGCGGCTTCTAGGAATCAAGCCGCTTCCGCCCCGCGAATCCGTCGCTTACCCCATGATAATAGCGGATGCTTTCCTCTCCCTGCATCCAGCACAGAAGGACGTCCTCTCCGCCGATCCGGGCCGGAAAATCAATCAACCCGCGGTCGATGTCCTTGATCTCCGCCCCCTTCATCCCCAGGCTGTCGATTAGGCTCTTCGCCTCGATCTGCATAAACTCAAGCTCGCATTCCTGCTCGAAAAATGAATCCTCGCCGGTCACCGAAGCGTAGGTCGTGTTCTCCTTCAGCTGCTGCAGCTCGCGGTATTTAAGCTCGAACTCCCGTTTCGTCTGCTGAAGCTTCTCCAAATCCTGCTTGACGGACGGGAGCAGAGCGTTGGCCTCTTCGGGCGTAAAATATTTGCGGGTCATGCGGCATCCCTCCTTTTCTCAAAGTGTACTAAAAAGCGCCCCCGTTTTCCAATCGGTAACGGACAAGGCGCTTTCTCTCCTCTTCAAGTCTAGAACCAGCGGTAAGCCTTCTCGCCGAGCCGGGTGAACCACCCCCGGACCTCCCGGTACAGGATGCTTTGGGAGATGAAGGTGTGCACCTCAATCCGCTCGAGGAAGCGCAAGAGCCGGAGTCCGCTCCACGCGTACGCCCCGGCCCCGCCGAGGAAATAGCTGAAGCCGTAATAATCGATGCCGAGCGGAAGCAG contains:
- a CDS encoding DUF2203 domain-containing protein, which encodes MTRKYFTPEEANALLPSVKQDLEKLQQTKREFELKYRELQQLKENTTYASVTGEDSFFEQECELEFMQIEAKSLIDSLGMKGAEIKDIDRGLIDFPARIGGEDVLLCWMQGEESIRYYHGVSDGFAGRKRLDS
- a CDS encoding copper resistance CopC/CopD family protein, yielding MSRKFGIRSRILGLVVLLLGITLGAFASEVSAHAGLTKAVPEADSQMEESPPRVELTFNERIEEKLFTLKVIDEIGRSVTPNKPVINSTHTSLTLDLPQLHKGIYVVSYHVISADGHPVDGSYVITVGPPRGASSPDHAAHEAHELSWSMSPGEFFKMASRFFYYAALLAMTGFVLWMTRFREGSREIRDRMRQWSLGLQRVHLISLMLLIYTHYADLLGEDGGLQDLTGLFTGTTVGLSWLASLALSLLGFVLLHRKPWLNLLWVAALIGVKSVNGHAMAFEPQGVLVLLDAVHLAAAALWAGGLVVTVAFWKQKGFLLLFLKRFSRAALGSILLLALTGVLSTFLFLPKISYVLYSQWGILLLVKAGLVVMIAVTGALIRSSLRKRGVNGAGVLLKVDLSLMAVILGVVALLTYLAPVPPNEPLAWHVMGTKQHMSAKITPNIPGTNTFTVKVWLPEQMGPPKQVILRMINNDDPSIAPIVVPVKPYDDKEIDTSFDMKRYSYKAEGPYLPFPGSWTVQVRVLDSQDDEIPYEKIMRVY